A stretch of DNA from Primulina eburnea isolate SZY01 unplaced genomic scaffold, ASM2296580v1 ctg1064_ERROPOS200000, whole genome shotgun sequence:
ATACCAGTAAAAAGCTTCAACCTTTCCATTCAACTTTTTGCAGATATTCACATCAAAATCAATATGGGATTAAAAAATAGTCCGCATTTCgcacagatgttgtataacttACCAATATGAAATCATTGCCGAGTCCATGATACTTGACGAAATGAAGGATTCCGCTTTCTTTATGATCAAGAAAAGACGTAGGAGAGCTCTTCTCGGGGATCTCAAAGCTCATAGCAGAGATAACGCGGAAATTATGTTTGTTTGGGACAGGGGAAATGGTGTTTGAATTCAGAATGTTAGGTTTCTGAATCGATGACGACAACCGTAAGAAGTTGAAAGAAAGTTGGGAGGAGTACGAGAGCGGGCTGCGGTAGGCGGCGCCAAACGGCAGCGTTGAAGCGGCGGCGATAGCCATGGACGGCGGCGAGTTGTTGGAGAGCGAGAAAAGGCGTATGAGTCAAATAGCAAATTTAAAAGCTTACATTTGTTTAATCATTTCGATTTTTGGTGAAACCAATTGAATAAtataaactttaaaaatttatttgattaacCTTTAATTTGTTACCAATTTCGTTCATTTTATTAGTATTTCAAAATGGTTTTATCTTTATAATACAAAAATTGGTTTATCTTTGCAGGAAATAAAATTGGTTTGATTCAATGTCGAAGTTAatcttttaaatataaatccCGAATAATCTATTTCTCCAATTAATCTCCGCGAAGATTTGGTTATCCCTGTGGATATTCACAATACATGTAAGAGGAAGTCCCAAAAGATAAAAGATGTACCACCGCGAATAAATTTTTTACCGTCTATACAGTACATCGTTACACGCTAACAGAGTTTATGATTCTTGATCATCAGCAAAGAAGGAtcctaaaacatgataaataacTATTAAAACTAATAGAAGGTCCAACACGACTACGAGTTACCATATCTGATTCTCCAACGTCTAAATGAAAACAATAGATGGTTCTGCATTAAAATTCACATAATTCAAAGTGACCGTTGAAcaaacaaaaacacaaaatttgAGGAGATCCGGAGATTGTTTAGATAATCCCAATTTTGTTGGCGACATCCAAAGCATCGTAGTCCGGAGTCAATCTAACATACGCCTTCTTGGTTCCGTCCGGcctgaaagaaaagaaaaaacaatCATTAGATGTACAAGAAGGCATGTGTTAACTCGTTTACAAAAGCCAAGCGATAATTAGGAGGCAACATATCATCAGGTGAGTCATAATTGTAACAAAAACCAAAATATGATACAAATTGTAGCAAAATGAGTCAGATGGAAACTATTAACACAGACGAAAACATTTAGAAGGTGCCGCGCTCTGCATCCAATAACTCACAAACAATACTTCTATGCCACGCCTTGATTGGTTTATCACTGTTAGATCATGAAACAAAAGGACCCTCGTTATTTTTATCATCCAAGGACTATCCATCCATTCACAAGATAAATGATTAAGGTATGAAACATGATTCCATTAAAAGCATTCAAATGATTATATAGTGAAAAGCAGGACCCTCTTGATTTTTAGCATCCAAGGATTGTCTATCCACAAAATAAACGTAGCAATCATAAACCATAATTCCGTTGAAGCATTCAAAAGAGTATTTTTAAACCAAATTCCATATTTTCAGAAATTGTACAGAGTGATTTCATAATTGGGTAAATTTAGAAATAAGAACAAAATGTCCATCGGTTTTGGTATATTTATGTCAGTCAGCTTATTTTTGAAAGGTTCTTTCTTAGCAAGGAGCCAGTAATTCTTAAAAAACCAATGACTAATTTATGTCAAAGGCAGGAAAACTTCAGATACATGCAAACCATGGGTGTAATACAATATGATGAAACAAGTAAAAGAACACCGATTCTTCAATTAGCGGTTACAAGAAAAACTGCATAAGATGAAGCTAGCAgcaaaatcaatcaaatcagtaAATACCTGATAAGGGTGTTGACTTTCTTGGTCTGAATGTCGTACATTTTCTTGACTGCATCCTTGATCTTTTTCTTGTCAGCACGAATGTCAACAATGAATACAAGAGTGTTgttatcttcaattttcttcATTGCAGACTCAGTGGTGAGTGGATATTTCAGAATCTGGTAATGGTCAAGCTTGTTGCGGGGAGGGGCACTAATACGTGGATATTTGGGATTTCTGTCCTGCTTCAATGTCCTTGGTCGATGAAATGTAACTTTTGTGCGTATCTTTTTGGACTTCTTCTTAAAGGTTGTTGAACCTGATTTCACAGCCTTTGAAGTTTTCAAGGCTTGAGCCTTTGGGTCTGGCTTTTTCGCTGCATCAGCTGCACATAAGTGCAAAGGTAAAACTATCAACAAAATAACAGCCATCCTCAACATTCCATTAAATTAAAATCACATTCCTCAAGGCAAGGAATAAAAAATGAGAGACATAACATCCAAATAAATACATAACAATTGATCTTGAATAAGAAAAACAACCCATAAATGCTACCTACAGCCACTGACATCAAACCCTGATGCagcatattatttttttcattaataaaCATGCACAAGAACAGGAGGCAAATATTGGTCTCAGTGCCCAATCAAGGTTGAGGGCCTCACAGGTAAATGCAAATTTAAAGACCCAGTTTTTATAGTTCCTAAAAAGTAAACTTCTGGGGGGTTTCCTCAACCAAATGTTAATATTCTCAGTAATCATTGCCACTTCGACAACAAATACAAATCGATAAACACCAATCAATTTACACGAATCTCAAACGAAAACATTACAGTGATCTTGGTAAACGCGGAAAGCTATTCCAACGTTCAGGTAACCATAGCGGGCACAAAAATTGAATCTTACAATGCACAATTTATGCTATTTCAGAAACAGCAATTCATTAAATCTGGATAAACACGAACCTTTAGCGGGAGCCATTTAGCGACGCCTTACCTGCAAAATCAATCGATCGATAAACCTAGAATTCGTAAATCAGCGTAAATCACAGGCGTTGAGCAGAAAAAATCGAATTCGAAAGAAATGCGTAAGCGAGGAGCGTACCTGAACTAGAGAACagcgggtttagggtttttggaGGCGGAGTTGAATCGAGTTATTTATCCTATACAACTGTGGCGCACGAGCTGTCCACGTGAGCTTCttaaaatttattgttttaaatctttatttataaataaataatttatgcgCA
This window harbors:
- the LOC140820478 gene encoding large ribosomal subunit protein uL23, whose product is MAPAKADAAKKPDPKAQALKTSKAVKSGSTTFKKKSKKIRTKVTFHRPRTLKQDRNPKYPRISAPPRNKLDHYQILKYPLTTESAMKKIEDNNTLVFIVDIRADKKKIKDAVKKMYDIQTKKVNTLIRPDGTKKAYVRLTPDYDALDVANKIGII